The genomic interval GTACTAACCACTTCTGAGATACAGAGCAAACAGAAACACGGGGGGTGTGAGGTGAGGCATCCGGAGTGTGCAGAactgtgtgtgacagagtgaACAGATCCATACAAGTGATTGGTGGGATGAGGAATGTGTTATTGataatgatgaagatgatgcaAGTAGTTTAACTCTTGCTGTTCTTGCCGTTGGGGCtatccttcttcttctccttctcctccttctcctccttctccttccctttctgcttctcctcctcttcctcctcctcttcctcctcctctccttctccctcacCCTCGCCTTCCTCCTGGtcatctccctcctctccctcttctccctcctctccctcctcctctccctcctctccctcctctccctcctctccctcttctacctcctcctcttcttcctcgccaccctcttcctcctcctcttcaggcTTGGCTCCAAACTTCCTGTAGGCTCCCAGAGAGTAGGCGCGGGATGACATGTAGGAGAAGCCCGGGTAGCCGGACTGGACCATGGCTCCGCCGACGGTGCTGAGGCGGCACTCCTCGCCCTCCAGCAGCTTcctgcacagacacagagagagagagacgagggACAAGAGATGACGTCTCCTCTAGTCTGGTTTGGTTACTATAATTATGTCAGTGTCTCACTCCTGAGGGATCTAATGTCACTGGAGTATCAGTGGCAACacctctgctgtctgtttcGGGTTATTTTCAACAGATTATTATCACAGTTTCTGACTTAGATTATTAAGATATTTCACTTTGTATCACTGCCATTCATCTGTGTTAATATAGTGAGAGAATAACTGGTCTATTTGGATGACAGAAAAACTATCATATTGTTAATCTAAGTATTTTAAAGCAAACTGTCAAAATAGAAAAGGGGATAATTCCTCtctctataataataataataataataatagtccATGGAACAGTCTGCCTGAGCATCTgagagattttgtttttaaatacgAAACCTTAAGACAATTTTTTAGCTTGGCTTTCACTAAATGCCACCTTGTCATTTGTTGCTCTGTTTAGTCTTATgtgtactatttttttattaatttcttttttttttttatcccttatGATAAtgtgttcttttatttgttttaaacattttattgtttatttctgtaacttttcactatttactttttcattgcTATTTGAATCACTCTCTGTATATTACATACAGAGCAAAATCATTGTCATTATTGTTTGGGGGCATTTTTCCCTTATATGACTGTTTCctttgtaaatataaacaggAATTGTGTGGAAAGAAAGATAGGTATGACATGGaccttttaaaaagaaaccttAAGACATAtctttttgtttggcttttactTAATTTGTTAATAATCTGATTGTAGTCTTATCTTTGGccttttgtacttttctttcattttttttgtatcccCTATGTTTATTtgtgcctttatttattttacacattttatcattaatttagcatttttcacTATTAACTTGATACTTTCTTTCTGCGCTATTTTAatcctgctcttttttttaataacatatacagagcaaaataaaaataataatattatctttattattagaAGTAGTAGTATTAATAGTGGTAGTATTAGTActattttgggcatttttcttttattgtaaagtttACCTTGTAATGAGAAACAGGAATTGtgtggaaagaaagaaatatggTATGCATCAATGGCCCCTGGCTGGAATCAAAGTGCAGCCATTGCAGTGTTACACTCTGCACGCAAAAAACTAGGTCACTGTAAGCTGAAGCTTTTCGTTCTAAAAATTCTTGTTGGAGTGGAACTAAAACTCGTTGACTGTTGTTTCCAAGACTCTTGTTAAGATAAGATcagctgaaaatgtgtctgtaaaacaatttaaaaactattaaaaatatatattttctttatcgCCCTGCCATGTTGAACTGTAAAGTTTCTGTAAACCATGGAGGCACATGTATCCAATGAActtcaaaaaattcaaaatacaataataccCATCACTCTTCTTCacataaatatttgaaacaagCTTAAATTCACAGTGTAAAAGCTAACACTTAAGTTCAGgttatttcagttttacaaaCAGATTGCTGCTGTATTGTTTGTAATGTAGCCAACCTGTAGGCAGCGATCTCAATGTCCAGGGCCATCTTGACATTCAGGAGATCCTGGTATTCACGCAGATGGCGGGACATTTCTCCTTTAGTGCTGCGCAAGGCAGCCTCCAGCTGCTGAATGGTAtcctacagacacacacacacacacaaaaccatatTATGAAATATGAATAATTCATTCTATGGTAGATTAAAAATATACTGATAAACATCTAAGtagagatttttttgtcttttgcactGAAAAAGGAGTGTGTTCATTAATATTAAAGGGATTCATAAAAGACAGTCTTGTAATGAGACGTACCAGGTCGTGTCCTTCATTAGGGTCCACCATGACCTTGAGACTTAAAACGAGTCTGACTCCTCTGCCAGAATTCCTAACTAAGTTACGCTCTGTGGTTAATGACCACAGTTAATTGTCTCCATGGAGGCTTGTATTAATAACAGTTTTTAGTATTGATCTGTTgcctgatttttgtttgttttgtctacaACCTCATATGCTGCCATCTCAGTCACATCTCCTTTGCCTGGCTAAATAAAGGtcataaaatcagaaaaaacacaaaacattaccCTGTGTCATTTACGTACCTGCATCTCTCCCATTTCATTGTTATGGCGATCCTCCATCTCGGCAATCTGCCTCTCCAGGGCCTCATTGTGGCCCCTAAGGGCCTCGATCTCCAGGGTGCGGGCCTGCACCTGCCTGCGGTACTCACTCAGCTCCTCCTTCGAGTGCTTGATGGCGTCCTGGTTGCGGGCAGCCGCCTCAGTCACACTAGCAAACTTGGAGCGGTACCATTCCTCTGCCTGAGCCTGGTTCCTGGCCGACAGGTTCTCATACTGAGCCCGGATGTCCTTCAGAGCAGCGGTCAGGTCCGGTTTACTCATGTCCATCTCCACTGAGACCTGGATGTAGGAAAGGGGAAATcacaaaggtgtttttttgaTACAACTGCTTATTATTTGTAGGCTGAAACAAAGGAGTTATAACTGTAATTAAATGCAGTCAGATTTAAAATTTAGTAATCAATACTGCTCATATTTTAAGTAATACCCACTACATGTATGTGAGTACACACATTAAGCAACTTGGAaggaaatgttctacaaattgaatgaaattagaagatttttttttttttttttttaaatgttttaaaaaagcaaacaaaaaatattgggggaaaatgtctaaggaaatggaaaaaaagatataatatttaaaatgatcatatcacttatttaaaatcatattacaaaaatattatatttattttaaatattattatataataatattatattatttttttttctttgtccaaGTCTGGTtcgtcttgtttgtttgtttgtttgtttgtttgtttgttttctacttcgtttctctcttttacatttttaaaactaatttttaggtcattttctggtgtatttcactaatttttgggtgattccttcttttgttgctctttgccttcttgccatgtttttgaaagaaatcaaaccatttctctcaggtttcaaaaggttaacctGATAAATCATATTGAGCAGTTATTGCTAAACTTAGTGAATTTCTAcatacatgaaaaaaacccttttctgtCACACTGGACTACCTGTAGCTAATGAACTGACCAG from Plectropomus leopardus isolate mb chromosome 6, YSFRI_Pleo_2.0, whole genome shotgun sequence carries:
- the zgc:65851 gene encoding low molecular weight neuronal intermediate filament, which produces MSYSSEIYSSSSYRKIFGDAPRSGRVGLGSSPSRLHPAGYRSSHRTYGSPSVMSSSTFRRTAAPGRVFSMPDSSMDLTQSTAVTNELKIIRTNEKEQLQGLNDRFVSFIEKVHNLEQQNKVLEAEVTMLRQRNNEPSRLHELYEQEIRELRARVEELTHERSQMHLDCVQMNDTLERVREKLEEETKLREEAENTLKGYRKDVDDATLARLELEKKVESLLDEIAFLRKVHEEELQELQASLQATQVSVEMDMSKPDLTAALKDIRAQYENLSARNQAQAEEWYRSKFASVTEAAARNQDAIKHSKEELSEYRRQVQARTLEIEALRGHNEALERQIAEMEDRHNNEMGEMQDTIQQLEAALRSTKGEMSRHLREYQDLLNVKMALDIEIAAYRKLLEGEECRLSTVGGAMVQSGYPGFSYMSSRAYSLGAYRKFGAKPEEEEEEGGEEEEEEVEEGEEGEEGEEGEEEGEEGEEGEEGDDQEEGEGEGEGEEEEEEEEEEEKQKGKEKEEKEEKEKKKDSPNGKNSKS